The sequence TAGGTCCACGGTCCGGTCGGGCCCGGCGCGGTGGAGTACCCGATGAACTCCGAGCAGCACTTCGCGGCGAAGACGTTGTAGTAGAGCCCGTTGCGTTTGTAGACCCAGGGGCCTTCCTCGTACAGCGTGGGCCGGTTGGTGTCGCCGGTGCGGGTGCCGAACCCGGCCGTGGTCAGCGGGATCTGGTTGACGCCCCCGGAGTAACTGATCATGTCGGTGTTCAGCCGCACGTACCAGAGGTTCGGGTTGCCCCAGTAGAGGTAGGCCTGGCCGGTGTCGTCGATGAGGACCGTCGGGTCGATCTCGCCGTTCTCCACCAGCGGATGCCCGAGGGCGTCGGTGAACGGGCCGGTCGGGCTGGACGCCACACCCACACCGATCGCCATGCGCCCGGTCGCCCGGTTGGTGACCGGGACGTACCAGTAGAACCTGCCGTTGCGGTTGACCACCTGCCCGGCCCAGGCGTCCGACTTCGCCCAGCTGAAGGTGGCCAGGCTCATCGGCGAGCCGTGGTCGGTCCAGTTCACCATGTCGGCCGACGAGTACAGCCGCCACTCCTTCATGGTGAAGTAGGTGGAGTTGTCCTCGTCGTGGCCGGTGTAGAGATAGACGCGGCCGTTGTACACCAGCGGCGCCGGGTCGGCGGTGTACACGGTCTGCACGATCGGGTTGTCGGCGTGCGCGGCGGTCGGGACCGCGGCGCCCAGCAGCACCAGGGCCGCCGTGCACAGCACGCTGAGAAAGGGTCTGCTGCGCATCAGACGCGACTCCATCGCTGGTTGGTGGCGGCGGTGCAGGTCCAGAGCAGGACGAGCGTGCCGTTGGCGGTCAGGTTGTGATCGACGTCCAGGCACAGGCCGGAGGCGACGCCACGGATGGTGCCGTCGGCGTTGACCGTCCACTGCTGGTTGGTCCCGCCGTTGCAGTCCCAGAGCTGCACCTTGGCGCCGGCGGTGGCGCCGAGCGGCGCGTCGAGGCACTTGCCGAGCGCCTGGAGGGTCTGCCCGGTGCGGGTCCAGCGCTGGTTGGCGCCGCCGTTGCAGTCCCAGATGACCGGCTGGGTGCCGTTGGCCGTGGCGCTGTCGGGTACGTCGAGGCAGCGTCCCGAGGAGGCGCTGACGATCGTGGTGGTGGTCGTCGGCGTGGTGGTCCCGCCGCTGACCCGGTAGACGACGGTGCCGTGGCCGGGCACGCTCGCGCTGATCGAGCCGGCGCTGGTCGTGGTCGCGCCGCTCCAGGCGTCCTGCAGCGTGAACGAGCTGCCGGACTTGCCGATCGCCGCGGCGGTGGTGGAGATGGTCGTGGTGGAGCCGCCCTGGTTGAACAGGGCGACCGCGACGTCACCGTTGGCCAGGCGCTTGGCCAGCACCCGGCGGGTGCCGTCGGACGAGACCTGGGTCGCCTGCAGGCCGAGGGTGTCCTGGTTGATCGCGATCAGGCGGGGATTCTTCAGGATGTTCTGGGTGGCCGCGCTCATCGAGCGCAGGTCGTTGCCGGCGATCAGCGGTGAGGCCAGCATCGCCCACAGCGCGAAGTGGCTGCGCTGCTCGGTGTCGGTCATGCCACCCCGGCCGACCTCCATCATGTCCGGGTCGTTGAACTGCCCGGGACCGGCGTACCCGGCCAGCGGCACGGTGACGTCGACGATGTTCTTGATCCCCATCGGGTAGCCGTTGGTCTGCCCGGTGTCCCAGGCGTCGGTGATGTCCTCCGTGGTGCGCCACATGTTCGCCACGTCGCCCCAGTTGCGCTGCGGGCCGGTCTTGGCGTGGATGCTGTTCGGGTTGATGCTGTACACGATCGGCCGGCCGGTCGCGGCGAGCGCGTCACGCATCTTGGCGAACGTGGCGACCTGGTCGTTGATCGTGCCGGTCGGTGAGCACCAGTCGTACTTGAGGTAGTCGACGCCCCAGGCGGCGAACTGCCGGGCGTCCTGGACCTCGTGGCCCAGGCTGCCGGTGGCGCCGGGATAGCTGTTGAAGTACTGGGCGCAGGTCTTGTCCAGCGGGCCCTGGTAGATGCCGAACTTCAGACCCTTGCCGTGCAGGTAGTCGCCGAGAGCCTTCATGCCGCTGGGGAAGCGGGTCGGGTCGCCCTGCAGGTTGCCGGCGGAGTCCCGGTTCGGGTTGAACCAGCAGTCGTCGACCACGACGTACTGATAGCCGGCCTCACGCATACCGCTGGAGACCATCGCGTCGGCCATGCCGCGGATCAGCGTCTCGTTGATGTTGCAGCCGAAGGTGTTCCAGCTGTTCCAGCCCATCGGCGGGGTGCGGGCCACGCCGTTCTCCAGCGCCTGGGCGGCGGAGCCGGGGGCAACGGCCACGGTGCCGGCGAGCAGCAGCAGGCCGGCGGCGAGCATCGTCCTGAGTTTCGTCATCATCGCGTCGTCCAGAGTTGGTTGGGGGCACCGGTGCAGGTCCAGAGCGCGACCGCGGTGCCGTTGGCGGTGGCGTTGCCGGTGACGTCCAGGCACAGCCCGGATTGCGCGTTGCGGATCGTCCCGCCGGAGCTGAACGTCCACCGTTGGTTCGCGGCGCCGCTGCAGTCCCACAGCTGCGCCCTGGCGCCCGCCACGGCGCCGGTGGGCGAGTCGAGGCACTTGCCGAGCGCGCGCAGCGTCTGGCCGTCGAAGGTCCACTGCTGGTTGGCCGCGCCGCTGCAGTCCCAGATGATCGGCTGGGTGCCGTTGGCGCTGTTGCCACCGGGCACGTCCAGGCAGCGCCCCGAGCCCGAGCCGACCAGCGTCCGGCCGGTCGCGGCGCCGGGGTCGCCGATCGTGCCGGGAACCGTGCGCAGCGCCGTGTACCAGGCCGCGGCCATCCTGTCGTAGCCGCCGGCGGTCGGGTGGACGCCGTCGATCAGGTCGGCGGTGCTGAGCGCGGCGTGCATGTCCACCAGGTGCACCCGCTTGCCGGCCGACGCCTTGGCCTGCACGATCCCCGGGAGGCTGGCGTTGAAGGTCCGGGCGGCGGCCTCCTGACCCGCGTTGGCCAGCGGAATGATGGTGGCCACGAAGACGTCCGCCGCGGGCGCGGCGGCGGTGATGTGGTCGATCAGGGTGGACAGCCGCCCCGGCGCGCCGGCGACCTGGTAGTTCTGCAGGATGTCGTTGGTGCCGATGTGCAGCAGCACCGTGCGCGGGGTACTGGTGCGCAGCCAGCCACCGATGGCGGCGTCGATCTGGTCGATGCGCCATCCCGGGTGGCCCTCATGGTCGTGATCGCCGAGCGCGGCCGGACCGTTGAACTGCGAGCCGACGAGGTCCACCCGGTATCCCGCGGCCGCCATCCGCTGCCACAGGCCGATCCGGTAGCCGCCGGGCACCTGTGTGCCCTCGGTGATGGAATCACCCAGCGGCATGACCCGGGTGCCGCCGTTGGACTCCGCGAGGGCCGCGCCGGGCGCGGCCGTGACACCGGCGGCGGCCAGGGCGGCGGTCAGGACGGCTGCGTGGAACCACCGTCGTCTTCTGGGCATGGCGACCCTCCTTGGCGATCGACCGGGATCTGTTATCGCTCACAGTCGGCTGGCTGCTGCTCGCGGGCTGGGGGACGGCGATGGCAGCAGCGGATGGGAGCGCTAACACTTGGTTTCGAAGGTTGCCAGGATGTTTCGAGACATTCAAGGGGGTCTTCGTCATCATCTCGCCGAAAAGCCTGGCGAGCACGGCGCCGACCGGTACGGAAAGGGCGCCGACCGCGCAGCCCTTTTCCGCATAACACTTCTCCGGGGCGACTTTTCACGTACGGCGCATTCCACGGCCGGCCGGTCCGCCGAAAAGCGTTATGCCGCCGCCCGGGCAGCGGTCGGGCCTTGCCTTCCCCGGAAATGCGCTGGCAACATTGGCGACCACCGATGGAAGCGCTCCCATGACGTCCGGTCGTCACATCCCCCCGGCCGGCAGGCGCGAGACGCCCGTCCGGAAAGGTCCCCAGCCATGCCCCTGTTCCCCAGAAGCCGCTCCCTGCTGCTGGCCTCGGCCACCGCGGCGGCCGTCGTCGCGGCCGGTGTCGCGGTGGCCGGCACCGCCGAGGCCGCCAGCACGCTCGGCGCGTCGGCGGCCCAGACCGGCCGCTACTTCGGCGCCGCGATCGCCGCCGGCCGGCTCGGCGACGCCACCTACACCGGCATCCTCACCCGCGAATTCAACTCGGTCACCCCGGAGAACGAGATGAAGTGGGACGCCACCGAGCCGTCCCAGGGCCGGTTCACCTTCACCAACGGCGACCGCATCCTCAACCAGGGCCTGTCCAACGGCTCGAAGGTCCGCGGCCACGCGCTGCTCTGGCACGCCCAGCAGCCGGGCTGGGCCCAGTCGCTGTCCGGCAGCGCGCTGCGCACCGCGGCGATCAACCACGTCACCCAGGTCGCGTCGCATTACCGCGGCAAGATCTACGCCTGGGACGTGGTCAACGAGGCCTTCGCCGACGGCGGCAGCGGTGGCCGCCGCGACTCGAACCTGCAGCGCACCGGCAACGACTGGATCGAGGCCGCGTTCCGCGCCGCCCGCGCCGCCGACCCCGGCGCCAAGCTGTGCTACAACGACTACAACACCGACGGTATCAACGCGAAGTCGACCGGCGTCTACACCATGATCCGCGACTTCAAGTCCCGCGGCGTGCCGATCGACTGCGTCGGCTTCCAGTCCCACCTGGGTACCAGCATCCCCGGCGACTACCAGGCCAATCTGCAGCGCTTCGCCGACCTGGGCGTCGACGTGCAGATCACCGAGCTGGACGTGGCGCAGGGCGGCAACCAGGCCACCATCTACGCCACCGTGACCCGGGCCTGCCTGGCGGTGTCCCGGTGCACCGGCATCACCGTCTGGGGCATCCGCGACAGCGACTCCTGGCGCACCGGGGAGAACCCGCTGCTGTTCGACAACTCCGGCAACCGGAAGGCCGCGTACACCTCGGTCCTCAACGCGCTCAACGCCGGTGGCACCACGCCGCCGTCCTCACCCGGCACGAGCACCCCGCCGCCGCCCGGGGCGTGCAGCGCCTCGGTGTCGCTCAACTCGTGGAGCGGCGGGTTCGTCGCCACCGTCCGGGTGGTCGCGGGCTCCGCACCCGTCACCGGCTGGACCGTCGGGGTCACCCTGCCCTCCGGCAGCGCGGTGACCGGCGTCTGGAGCGCCAGCAACAGCGGCGCGAGCGGCGCGGTCAGCTTCCGCAACGTCTCCTACAACGGCCAGCTCGCGGCCGGCGCCGCCACCGAGTTCGGCTTCCAGGGCACCGGCGCCGGCCCCACCGCCACGCCGGCCTGCTCGGCCGGCTGACCCCTCCAGCCATTCCCGGCGCCGGCCGGCACGACCGGCGCCGCAGGAAGGGAGCGTGCCATGTCCCGACGAGATCTGGTCGCGGTTCTTGCCGCACTGGTGCTGGCCACCGCGATGCTCACCGGCGTGCTCGGCCCGACCGCCGCCGCGGCGACGACCGCCGGGTGCGCCAAGGCGCCGACCCTGACCAGCGGCAGCCACACCATCCGCAGCGGCGGGCAGAACCGCACCTACATCCTGCGGATCCCGGACGGCTACGACCGCAACCGCCCGTACAGGTTGATGTTCGCCTTCCACTGGTTGAACGGAACCGCCAACGACGTGGCGACCGGTGGCGCCGCCGGCGCCACCTGGGCCTACTACGGACAGCAGCGGCTGTCGAACAACAGCGCGATCCTGGTCGCGCCGCAGGGCATCGACAACGGCTGGGCGAACACCGGCGGCCGCGACCTCACCCTGGTCGACGACCTCACCGCGCTGATCGAGGGCGATCTGTGCGTCGACACCACCCAGCTGTTCGCCCTCGGCTGGAGTTACGGCGGCGCGATGAGCTACGCCGTCGCCTGCGCCCGCCCCACCGTCTTCCGCGCGGTCGCGGTGCTCTCCGGAGCCAACCTCAGCGGCTGCGCCGGGGGCACCCACCCGGTCGCCTACCTGGGCATCCACGGCACCCACGACAGCGTCCTGGACATCTCGCTGGGACGCACCCTGCGCGACACGTTCGTGCGCAACAACGGCTGCGCCGCGCAGAACCCGCCGGAACCGGCCCGCGGCAGCCTGGCCCACGTCGTGACCGCCTACACCGGCTGCCGGGCCGGCTACCCGGTGGTCTGGGCCGCGTTCGACGGAGACCACACCCCGGAGCCGGTGGACGGAACGACCGCCACGAGCGGCGCCCGGACGTGGACCGGCGGCGAGATCTGGAAGTTCTTCTCCCAGCTGCCCGGTACGGCCACACCGTCCACACCGCCCACCACGCCCAGCGGCGCGCCGGGCGCCTGCGCCACCGCCTACCGTGTCGTCAACAGCTGGCCGGGCGGGTTCCAGGCGGAGGTCACCGTGTCGAACACCGGCACGGCGGCCACCAGGGGCTGGCGGGTGAGCTGGACGCTGCCCGCCGGGCAGTCGATCAGCCAGGTCTGGAACGGCTCGCTGAGCACCGCCGGCGGCGCCGCCACGGTCACCGACGCCGGCTACAACGGATCGGTGGCCCCCGGCGCCGGCACCACCTTCGGCCTGATCGCCACCGGCAGCCCGGCCACCACCCCGGCGCTCACCTGCACCGTCAGCTGATCGGTCGGCCCGCGGCGCGGGCTGACCGGCCGGCCCGGCGACCCGTCCGGGTCCCCGAGGTCACACCCCGGGGATCCGGACGTCCACGCCGGCGGCCATGCTGCCGGCGATCGGCGCGGCGTACAGGACGATTCGATCACGGCGATCCGGGTGGTGGCCGGTGGTGAGGCGCTGCTCGATCCGGCGGTGACCACCCGGGCGGCGTTCGCCGGGCGGCCGGGCCCGGTGCCGCCGCCCGCAGGCGGTGGTCTACGCGTACGCATCCGGCCCGGTCCGCGGGCCGATCCGCGACGGCCGGCACGGCGCCGGCCATCCGGTCCCGGCTCACCGCGCGGCGGCGAACACGTCGGCGGCGCCGCCCGGTCCCCGCGAGGTGAAGGCGACCTGCCGGCCGTCCGCGCTGATCGCCGGGCGGTCGTCGAAGCCCTCGCCGGGGGCGGTGACCGCGGTGGTCCGGCCGGCACGCATGTCGCGCACGAACACGTCCCGGTCGGTGGCGGGGTCGCCGGGCGTCAGGTTCGTCGCGTCCGAGTCGAACGCGACGTACCGGCCGTCCGCGCTGATCGACGCGGCGAAGGACGAGCCGTCCGCCTGGTCTCCGGCGCCGGACACGCTGACCCGGGTGGTGACGCCGGCCCGCAGGTCGCGCCGGAAGACGTCGGAACGCCCGTTGGTGTCGCCCGGCACCAGATCCGACGCCGTGCTCTCGTAGACGGCGTACCGGCCGTCGGCACTGATCGCCACGCCGTGGCTCTCGGTCTGCGGGGCGGTCTGGGCGCCGGAGCCGGACACGTCGACCCGGGTGGTGACGCGGGCGAGCCGGTCGCGGACGAACACGTCCAGGGCGCCGTTGGAGTCTCCCGGCACCAGGTTGGACGCGTACGAGCTGAACCCGACGTAGTGTCCGTCCGCGCTGATCGCGACGTCCACACTGAAGCTGTCGGCCTGGCCGGCGCCGGCCACGGACTCCCGGGTGGTGACCTCGGTCAGGCGGTCGTGGACGAAGACGTCCGTGGTCGCGTTGGTGTCGCCGGGCACCAGGTTCGTCGCGTCGGACAGGAAGGCGACGTACCGCCCGCTCCGGCTGATCGCGGGCTGGACGCTGCGGGCGTCGGCCTGCGCCCCGGCCCCGGACCGCGAGATCCGGGAGGTACGCCCGGTGGACCGGTCCAGCACGAAGACGTCCGAGGACTCGTTGGTGTCGCCGGCCACCACGTCGGAGGCGACCGAGTCGAACGCGACGTACCGGCCGTCGGCGCTGAGCGACGGCTGGCCGCTGGCGCCGTTGGCCTCCCCGCCGGCCGCGGACCGGCTCACCCGGCTGGTCGTGCCGGTGCGCCGGTCGCGCAGGAACACGTCGGCGGCGACGTTGAAGTCGTCGGGCACCAGGTCGTTGGCTTCGGACTCGAAAGCCACGTAGCGGCCGTCCGCGCTGATCGCCGGCCGGTCACTCGGGCCGCCGCCCGGCCCGCCGGTGCGCGACACACTGATCAGTTCCGGGCGGTCCGGCAGCGCGGCGGCGGGACCGGCGCCCGCCGTCACGGCCGCCGTCACGGCGACGGCCAGCAGCCCCGTGGTTCGACGAACGCGCATGTCACACCCTCTTCGTCTCCGCTGCCGACTCCTGACGGCCACCGTGGACGCCGAGCCCAGTATCCACCCACCGGTGTGACCCAGGGCACAGCCGAACGACCGATGACCGGCCCCGTGCGGTTCCGCCATGAGGCGGCCGGCCAGCGGCGGGCCGGCCGGGAGCGTCAGTCACGCAGGGCGGCGGTCAGGTCGATCTCGACGAGCTGGCCGTGGTAGCCCAGCGCCGCCACCCCCACCAGGGTGCTGGCCGTGCCGAACGCCGGGGCCAGCGGCGAGGCGTTGACCTGCTCCCAGACCGCCGAGAGGACGTCGCTGTCCGGGCTGACCACGTAGATCACCGACCGCACCACGTCGCCGGGCGTGGCCCCGGCCGCGGCCAGCACGGCCAGGCAGTTGGCGATCACCTGGGCGGTCTGTGCCGCGTAGTCGCCGTGCTCGCCGACCACCCGGCCGGACAGATCGAGCGGGCACTGCCCGGCCAGGTGCGCCAGCCGCCCCGCCTCGGAGATGGTCACATGGCTGTAGCCGGCCGTCGGGTGCACCGTGTCCGGACTGAACCTGGTAATCACCGGCCCATTGTGGACACCGTGCCCGGTGCGGGCCAGCCGATTACATCGCCCCGGTGCGAGCGGTGGCCCGCCCGGTCGTACCGGCACGGGGTGGGTTCTCGCCGGGCGCCGGCCCCGCGCGACCGACGGGTGATTGTGGCCGGTGGCCCCACTCGATATGTATGGGGACGGCATCCGGCCGCGTACCCGCGACGAAGGAGTCACCATGCCCCAGACCACCGGCGACGACGCCTCGGCCGACGGCGGAGCGGACCGCTGGCGCGGATTCGCCGCGGTCGTCGTCGCGGTCGCGCTGCTGCTCGGGTTCGCCGTACTGCTGATCTTCCTGGTCGGCAAGGCCGGCACCGCCGCCGACGGCGCCTGGTCGCGCTACGTCTACCTGTTCGGGGCGATGGAGGCGCTGGTCTTCACCGCGATCGGCTGGCTGTTCGGGCGCGAGGTGAACCGGCAGGCCGTGCAGAGCGCGGAGGCCCGCGCCGAGCAGGCCGCCGCCCGGACCGAGGAGGCCACCGTCCGGGCCGCGGAACAGCGGGCGAACGGGCGTGCGCTGCGCGCCGCGGTGGAGACCCGGGCGGCCGCCGCGCCCGGTGTCGAGGAGCGCGGCCTCACCGGCGGCGGCGCCGGCCGGGAGCTGCGCGAGCTCGCCGCCCTGGCGAAGGCGCTG is a genomic window of Actinoplanes teichomyceticus ATCC 31121 containing:
- a CDS encoding glycoside hydrolase family 43 protein, coding for MRSRPFLSVLCTAALVLLGAAVPTAAHADNPIVQTVYTADPAPLVYNGRVYLYTGHDEDNSTYFTMKEWRLYSSADMVNWTDHGSPMSLATFSWAKSDAWAGQVVNRNGRFYWYVPVTNRATGRMAIGVGVASSPTGPFTDALGHPLVENGEIDPTVLIDDTGQAYLYWGNPNLWYVRLNTDMISYSGGVNQIPLTTAGFGTRTGDTNRPTLYEEGPWVYKRNGLYYNVFAAKCCSEFIGYSTAPGPTGPWTYRGTVMPTQGSSFTNHAGVIDFNGGSYFFYHNGALPGGGGFTRSVAVERFSYNADGTIPTITMTTTGAPQVGTLNPYVRQEAETIAWSSGVETEASSGGGRNVGYLENGDYIKVKGVAFGSGATSFSARVASAAAGGRLELRLGGVNGALAGTCSVPGTGGWQTWTTVSCAVSGASGTQDLYLRFTGGSGYLFNVDWWQFAGAGSAR
- a CDS encoding glycoside hydrolase family 27 protein, with the protein product MTKLRTMLAAGLLLLAGTVAVAPGSAAQALENGVARTPPMGWNSWNTFGCNINETLIRGMADAMVSSGMREAGYQYVVVDDCWFNPNRDSAGNLQGDPTRFPSGMKALGDYLHGKGLKFGIYQGPLDKTCAQYFNSYPGATGSLGHEVQDARQFAAWGVDYLKYDWCSPTGTINDQVATFAKMRDALAATGRPIVYSINPNSIHAKTGPQRNWGDVANMWRTTEDITDAWDTGQTNGYPMGIKNIVDVTVPLAGYAGPGQFNDPDMMEVGRGGMTDTEQRSHFALWAMLASPLIAGNDLRSMSAATQNILKNPRLIAINQDTLGLQATQVSSDGTRRVLAKRLANGDVAVALFNQGGSTTTISTTAAAIGKSGSSFTLQDAWSGATTTSAGSISASVPGHGTVVYRVSGGTTTPTTTTTIVSASSGRCLDVPDSATANGTQPVIWDCNGGANQRWTRTGQTLQALGKCLDAPLGATAGAKVQLWDCNGGTNQQWTVNADGTIRGVASGLCLDVDHNLTANGTLVLLWTCTAATNQRWSRV
- a CDS encoding RICIN domain-containing protein, producing the protein MPRRRRWFHAAVLTAALAAAGVTAAPGAALAESNGGTRVMPLGDSITEGTQVPGGYRIGLWQRMAAAGYRVDLVGSQFNGPAALGDHDHEGHPGWRIDQIDAAIGGWLRTSTPRTVLLHIGTNDILQNYQVAGAPGRLSTLIDHITAAAPAADVFVATIIPLANAGQEAAARTFNASLPGIVQAKASAGKRVHLVDMHAALSTADLIDGVHPTAGGYDRMAAAWYTALRTVPGTIGDPGAATGRTLVGSGSGRCLDVPGGNSANGTQPIIWDCSGAANQQWTFDGQTLRALGKCLDSPTGAVAGARAQLWDCSGAANQRWTFSSGGTIRNAQSGLCLDVTGNATANGTAVALWTCTGAPNQLWTTR
- a CDS encoding endo-1,4-beta-xylanase; this encodes MPLFPRSRSLLLASATAAAVVAAGVAVAGTAEAASTLGASAAQTGRYFGAAIAAGRLGDATYTGILTREFNSVTPENEMKWDATEPSQGRFTFTNGDRILNQGLSNGSKVRGHALLWHAQQPGWAQSLSGSALRTAAINHVTQVASHYRGKIYAWDVVNEAFADGGSGGRRDSNLQRTGNDWIEAAFRAARAADPGAKLCYNDYNTDGINAKSTGVYTMIRDFKSRGVPIDCVGFQSHLGTSIPGDYQANLQRFADLGVDVQITELDVAQGGNQATIYATVTRACLAVSRCTGITVWGIRDSDSWRTGENPLLFDNSGNRKAAYTSVLNALNAGGTTPPSSPGTSTPPPPGACSASVSLNSWSGGFVATVRVVAGSAPVTGWTVGVTLPSGSAVTGVWSASNSGASGAVSFRNVSYNGQLAAGAATEFGFQGTGAGPTATPACSAG
- a CDS encoding cellulose binding domain-containing protein gives rise to the protein MSRRDLVAVLAALVLATAMLTGVLGPTAAAATTAGCAKAPTLTSGSHTIRSGGQNRTYILRIPDGYDRNRPYRLMFAFHWLNGTANDVATGGAAGATWAYYGQQRLSNNSAILVAPQGIDNGWANTGGRDLTLVDDLTALIEGDLCVDTTQLFALGWSYGGAMSYAVACARPTVFRAVAVLSGANLSGCAGGTHPVAYLGIHGTHDSVLDISLGRTLRDTFVRNNGCAAQNPPEPARGSLAHVVTAYTGCRAGYPVVWAAFDGDHTPEPVDGTTATSGARTWTGGEIWKFFSQLPGTATPSTPPTTPSGAPGACATAYRVVNSWPGGFQAEVTVSNTGTAATRGWRVSWTLPAGQSISQVWNGSLSTAGGAATVTDAGYNGSVAPGAGTTFGLIATGSPATTPALTCTVS
- a CDS encoding TolB family protein — translated: MRVRRTTGLLAVAVTAAVTAGAGPAAALPDRPELISVSRTGGPGGGPSDRPAISADGRYVAFESEANDLVPDDFNVAADVFLRDRRTGTTSRVSRSAAGGEANGASGQPSLSADGRYVAFDSVASDVVAGDTNESSDVFVLDRSTGRTSRISRSGAGAQADARSVQPAISRSGRYVAFLSDATNLVPGDTNATTDVFVHDRLTEVTTRESVAGAGQADSFSVDVAISADGHYVGFSSYASNLVPGDSNGALDVFVRDRLARVTTRVDVSGSGAQTAPQTESHGVAISADGRYAVYESTASDLVPGDTNGRSDVFRRDLRAGVTTRVSVSGAGDQADGSSFAASISADGRYVAFDSDATNLTPGDPATDRDVFVRDMRAGRTTAVTAPGEGFDDRPAISADGRQVAFTSRGPGGAADVFAAAR
- a CDS encoding RidA family protein — translated: MITRFSPDTVHPTAGYSHVTISEAGRLAHLAGQCPLDLSGRVVGEHGDYAAQTAQVIANCLAVLAAAGATPGDVVRSVIYVVSPDSDVLSAVWEQVNASPLAPAFGTASTLVGVAALGYHGQLVEIDLTAALRD